In Glycine max cultivar Williams 82 chromosome 7, Glycine_max_v4.0, whole genome shotgun sequence, a single window of DNA contains:
- the LOC100809742 gene encoding uncharacterized protein isoform X4 → MGEHEGWAQPPSGLLPNGLLPNEAASVIQVLDSERWLKAEQRTAELIACIQPNPPSEERRNAVADYVQRLIMKCFPCQVFTFGSVPLKTYLPDGDIDLTAFSKNQNLKDSWAHQVRDMLENEEKNENAEFHVKEVQYIQAEVKIIKCLVENIVVDISFNQLGGLCTLCFLEEVDNLINQNHLFKRSIILIKAWCYYESRILGAHHGLISTYALETLVLYIFHVFNNSFAGPLEVLYRFLEFFSKFDWENFCVSLWGPVPISSLPDVTAEPPRKDGGDLLLSKLFLDACSSVYAVFPGGQENQGQPFVSKHFNVIDPLRVNNNLGRSVSKGNFFRIRSAFAFGAKKLARLLDCPEEELFSEVNQFFFNTWERHGSGERPDVPSIDLRHLSLSSHDQLQRSENLRNNNHKIDYASNHESNEEEHVSQSGLSQYSNFASEKTARSVVSTVSHSQNQNNSRTFDEVLRETNSNTGSHVNKGQRNVKANNLVSDVQGRFLFARTRSSPELTDSYGDVSTQGRSTKATESSKGQSSVAKLENSRRKNVEPDVAVRIDESSARHISSRQVLESAADSNCNHDESSSGVMGEEFASVVGAGGMQMMHQEEQDLLNMMASPTAQGFSGQTHVPMNIAPGHLPFHFPPSILASMGYAQRNMGNIPFIEAPWGTNMQFSQGFIPPLTPYFPGIGVTSNPQDLLETNNENFSSVEMNVAEADYEYWHEQERGSASEVEVDNGNFEMLPEDRQQSTSGSYNNSAPLSRVGSSNSNSSARVQQKFTKENRGSTREEHVDNFHYQDGRRNEVYFDDRTANSELSSAPPLSSFRSRTSSESSWDGSSAKSSKSTRERRGRKNTNSMASPVYAKGKNVSEISSNRLDDENREWTPLSTMASNIPERSNWPTSGTSMHVPRNQISGFETAQTSGSDSPLPIAPVLLGPGSRQRENSGVVPFTFYPTGPPVPFVTMLPLYNFPTESSDTSTSNFNLEEGADNSDSSQNFDSSEGYEHPEVSSPSNSMTRVAIESSEHRPDILNSDFVSHWQNLQYGRFCQNSRHPPSMTYPSPVMVPPVYLQGRYPWDGPGRPISGNMNIFSQLMSYGPRLVPVAPLQSVSNRPASIYQRYVDDMPRYRSGTGTYLPNPVSARDRHSTNTRRGNYNYDRSDHHGDREGNWNTNSKLRGTGRGHNRNQTEKPNSKMERLATSESRAERPWGSHRHDTFIPHQNGPVRSNSSQSNPSNVAYGMYPMPAMNPSGVSSNGPTMPSVVMFYPYDHNTGYGSPAEQLEFGTLGSMGFSGVNELSQANEGSQSSGAHEDQRFRGGHGQRSSPDQPSSPHVSRGP, encoded by the exons ATGGGAGAACATGAGGGGTGGGCACAGCCACCAAGTGGGCTATTGCCAAATGGCTTGTTGCCCAATGAAGCTGCCTCTGTGATACAGGTGCTTGACTCGGAGCGATGGTTGAAAGCTGAGCAAAGGACTGCAGAGCTGATTGCCTGCATTCAGCCTAATCCTCCCTCTGAGGAGCGCCGCAATGCGGTTGCCGACTATGTCCAACGGCTGATCATGAAATGCTTCCCTTGCCAG GTGTTCACCTTTGGGTCAGTTCCCCTCAAAACTTATTTGCCTGATGGAGATATTGACTTAACCGCATTCAGTAAGAATCAAAATCTGAAGGATTCATGGGCACATCAAGTTCGTGACATGCTagagaatgaggagaagaaTGAGAATGCAGAGTTTCACGTCAAGGAGGTTCAGTACATCCAGGCTGAA GTGAAAATTATAAAGTGTCTTGTTGAGAATATTGTAGTAGACATTTCATTTAACCAGCTTGGAGGGTTGTGCACCCTTTGTTTTCTTGAGGAG GTTGATAATCTGATTAACCAAAATCATTTATTCAAGCGTAGCATTATCCTGATAAAAGCTTGGTGTTACTATGAGAGCCGTATACTTGGTGCCCACCATGGACTTATCTCAACTTATGCCTTAGAAACCTTggttctttacatttttcatgtTTTCAACAATTCTTTTGCTGGACCACTAGAG GTATTGTACCGATTTTTGGAGTTTTTTAGTAAGTTTGACTGGGAAAATTTCTGTGTAAGTCTATGGGGTCCAGTACCTATTAGTTCACTCCCAGATGTGACAG CTGAACCTCCTAGAAAAGATGGTGGAGATTTACTGCTCAGCAAGTTATTTCTCGATGCCTGCAGCTCAGTTTATGCTGTTTTCCCTGGTGGCCAAGAAAATCAGGGGCAACCCTTTGTTTCCAAGCATTTCAATGTTATTGATCCTTTGCGTGTCAACAATAACCTTGGCCGTAGTGTCAGCAAAG GTAATTTCTTTAGGATACGCAGTGCCTTTGCATTTGGGGCAAAAAAGCTGGCTAGATTACTTGATTGCCCAGAGGAGGAATTGTTTTCTGAGGTCAATCAGTTCTTTTTTAACACTTGGGAGAGACATGGAAGTGGGGAAAGGCCTGATGTTCCAAGCATCGATTTACGGCATTTGAGTTTATCCAGTCATGACCAATTACAGAGGTCTGAGAATCTCCGGAACAATAACCATAAAATTGATTATGCCTCAAATCATGAATCTAATGAAGAGGAACATGTTTCACAAAGTGGTCTATCTCAGTATAGTAATTTCGCATCAGAAAAGACAGCTAGAAGTGTTGTTTCTACTGTTTCGCATTCtcagaatcaaaataattcacGGACCTTTGATGAAGTCCTGAGGGAAACTAATTCTAATACAGGTTCTCATGTCAATAAAGGTCAGAGAAATGTTAAAGCCAATAACCTAGTGAGTGATGTTCAGGGAAGGTTTCTATTTGCCAGGACACGTTCTAGCCCTGAGCTGACTGACTCATATGGTGATGTTTCAACCCAAGGAAGGAGTACAAAAGCAACAGAAAGTAGTAAAGGCCAGAGTTCTGTTGCAAAGTTGGAGAATAGTCGTAGGAAGAATGTTGAACCTGATGTAGCTGTAAGAATTGATGAGTCATCTGCTAGGCACATCTCATCTCGTCAAGTTCTTGAAAGTGCTGCTGATTCAAACTGTAATCACGATGAATCAAGCTCAGGTGTCATGGGTGAAGAGTTTGCATCTGTTGTGGGTGCAGGTGGAATGCAGATGATGCATCAGGAGGAGCAGGACCTTTTGAACATGATGGCATCTCCCACAGCTCAGGGTTTCAGTGGTCAGACTCATGTTCCAATGAATATTGCACCAGGTCACCTACCATTTCACTTTCCACCTTCCATTCTTGCATCGATGGGATATGCTCAGAGAAATATGGGTAACATTCCCTTTATTGAGGCTCCTTGGGGTACAAATATGCAATTTTCTCAAGGTTTCATCCCACCATTGACTCCATATTTCCCTGGCATAGGAGTGACTTCAAATCCTCAAGATTTACTTGAAACTAACAATGAGAATTTCAGTTCTGTTGAGATGAACGTAGCAGAAGCAGATTATGAGTACTGGCATGAACAGGAAAGGGGTTCTGCTAGTGAGGTTGAAGTTGATAATGGAAATTTTGAAATGCTTCCAGAGGATAGACAACAGTCTACTTCAGGTAGTTATAATAACTCTGCCCCATTGTCTCGGGTAGGAAGCTCCAACAGCAACAGTTCTGCCAGAGTTCAGCAGAAGTTTACCAAAGAAAACCGAGGTTCAACAAGAGAAGAGCATGTTGACAATTTTCATTATCAAGATGGCCGACGAAACgaggtttattttgatgatagaaCAGCAAATTCTGAATTGTCCAGTGCACCTCCTTTGAGCTCCTTCAGGAGTAGGACCTCTTCTGAAAGCTCTTGGGATGGATCATCAGCCAAATCCTCAAAATCAACTAGGGAGAGAAGGGGGAGGAAAAATACTAACTCAATGGCATCTCCTGTTTATGCAAAGGGTAAGAATGTTTCAGAAATTTCATCTAATCGATTAGATGATGAAAATAGAGAGTGGACTCCTTTGTCGACCATGGCATCTAACATACCAGAAAGAAGCAATTGGCCCACATCTGGTACTTCCATGCATGTTCCAAGGAATCAAATATCTGGTTTTGAAACTGCCCAGACAAGTGGATCAGATTCTCCATTACCCATAGCTCCGGTGCTTTTAGGTCCTGGTTCTCGCCAAAGAGAGAATTCTGGGGTTGTTCCATTTACATTTTATCCTACTGGGCCACCTGTTCCCTTTGTTACAATGCTTCCTTTATATAATTTTCCAACTGAGTCTTCTGACACTTCAACAAGCAACTTCAATTTGGAAGAAGGGGCAGATAACAGTGATTCAAGTCAGAATTTTGATTCATCTGAGGGATATGAACACCCTGAGGTGTCAAGCCCTTCCAATTCTATGACAAGGGTGGCTATTGAGTCATCAGAGCACAGGCCTGACATTCTTAATAGTGACTTTGTTAGCCACTGGCAAAATTTGCAATATGGCCGATTTTGTCAAAACTCACGTCATCCGCCTTCAATGACATATCCCTCACCTGTTATGGTGCCTCCTGTTTATTTGCAGGGTCGATATCCTTGGGATGGCCCTGGAAGACCTATTTCTGGTAACATGAATATTTTCAGTCAGCTTATGAGCTACGGGCCACGCCTGGTTCCTGTTGCTCCTCTCCAATCGGTTTCTAATAGACCTGCCAGTATTTACCAACGTTATGTAGATGATATGCCTCGATATCGAAGTGGGACTGGAACTTACCTGCCAAATCCG GTTTCTGCTCGGGATCGGCACTCCACTAATACCAGAAGGGGAAATTACAATTATGATAGAAGTGACCATCATGGTGATAGAGAAGGAAATTGGAATACAAACTCAAAATTGCGAGGAACTGGACGCGGCCATAATCGCAACCAAACAGAGAAGCCCAACTCAAAGATGGAGCGGTTGGCTACCAGTGAGAGCCGTGCCGAGAGACCATGGGGTTCACATAGGCATGACACCTTCATTCCTCACCAGAATGGTCCAGTCCGCTCAAATTCCTCACAGAGTAATCCTTCCAATGTAGCTTATGGAATGTACCCTATGCCGGCCATGAACCCAAGTGGGGTCTCGTCAAATGGACCAACAATGCCATCTGTTGTAATGTTTTATCCTTATGATCATAATACTGGTTATGGTTCACCAGCAGAGCAGCTTGAGTTTGGGACTTTGGGATCAATGGGGTTCTCAGGTGTCAATGAACTGTCTCAGGCAAATGAGGGAAGCCAATCTAGTGGAGCACATGAAGATCAAAGGTTTCGCGGTGGTCACGGCCAACGATCTTCCCCTGATCAACCCTCCTCACCTCATGTCTCAAG GGGTCCCTGA
- the LOC100809742 gene encoding uncharacterized protein isoform X3 codes for MGEHEGWAQPPSGLLPNGLLPNEAASVIQVLDSERWLKAEQRTAELIACIQPNPPSEERRNAVADYVQRLIMKCFPCQVFTFGSVPLKTYLPDGDIDLTAFSKNQNLKDSWAHQVRDMLENEEKNENAEFHVKEVQYIQAEVKIIKCLVENIVVDISFNQLGGLCTLCFLEEVDNLINQNHLFKRSIILIKAWCYYESRILGAHHGLISTYALETLVLYIFHVFNNSFAGPLEVLYRFLEFFSKFDWENFCVSLWGPVPISSLPDVTAEPPRKDGGDLLLSKLFLDACSSVYAVFPGGQENQGQPFVSKHFNVIDPLRVNNNLGRSVSKGNFFRIRSAFAFGAKKLARLLDCPEEELFSEVNQFFFNTWERHGSGERPDVPSIDLRHLSLSSHDQLQRSENLRNNNHKIDYASNHESNEEEHVSQSGLSQYSNFASEKTARSVVSTVSHSQNQNNSRTFDEVLRETNSNTGSHVNKGQRNVKANNLVSDVQGRFLFARTRSSPELTDSYGDVSTQGRSTKATESSKGQSSVAKLENSRRKNVEPDVAVRIDESSARHISSRQVLESAADSNCNHDESSSGVMGEEFASVVGAGGMQMMHQEEQDLLNMMASPTAQGFSGQTHVPMNIAPGHLPFHFPPSILASMGYAQRNMGNIPFIEAPWGTNMQFSQGFIPPLTPYFPGIGVTSNPQDLLETNNENFSSVEMNVAEADYEYWHEQERGSASEVEVDNGNFEMLPEDRQQSTSGSYNNSAPLSRVGSSNSNSSARVQQKFTKENRGSTREEHVDNFHYQDGRRNEVYFDDRTANSELSSAPPLSSFRSRTSSESSWDGSSAKSSKSTRERRGRKNTNSMASPVYAKGKNVSEISSNRLDDENREWTPLSTMASNIPERSNWPTSGTSMHVPRNQISGFETAQTSGSDSPLPIAPVLLGPGSRQRENSGVVPFTFYPTGPPVPFVTMLPLYNFPTESSDTSTSNFNLEEGADNSDSSQNFDSSEGYEHPEVSSPSNSMTRVAIESSEHRPDILNSDFVSHWQNLQYGRFCQNSRHPPSMTYPSPVMVPPVYLQGRYPWDGPGRPISGNMNIFSQLMSYGPRLVPVAPLQSVSNRPASIYQRYVDDMPRYRSGTGTYLPNPKVSARDRHSTNTRRGNYNYDRSDHHGDREGNWNTNSKLRGTGRGHNRNQTEKPNSKMERLATSESRAERPWGSHRHDTFIPHQNGPVRSNSSQSNPSNVAYGMYPMPAMNPSGVSSNGPTMPSVVMFYPYDHNTGYGSPAEQLEFGTLGSMGFSGVNELSQANEGSQSSGAHEDQRFRGGHGQRSSPDQPSSPHVSRGP; via the exons ATGGGAGAACATGAGGGGTGGGCACAGCCACCAAGTGGGCTATTGCCAAATGGCTTGTTGCCCAATGAAGCTGCCTCTGTGATACAGGTGCTTGACTCGGAGCGATGGTTGAAAGCTGAGCAAAGGACTGCAGAGCTGATTGCCTGCATTCAGCCTAATCCTCCCTCTGAGGAGCGCCGCAATGCGGTTGCCGACTATGTCCAACGGCTGATCATGAAATGCTTCCCTTGCCAG GTGTTCACCTTTGGGTCAGTTCCCCTCAAAACTTATTTGCCTGATGGAGATATTGACTTAACCGCATTCAGTAAGAATCAAAATCTGAAGGATTCATGGGCACATCAAGTTCGTGACATGCTagagaatgaggagaagaaTGAGAATGCAGAGTTTCACGTCAAGGAGGTTCAGTACATCCAGGCTGAA GTGAAAATTATAAAGTGTCTTGTTGAGAATATTGTAGTAGACATTTCATTTAACCAGCTTGGAGGGTTGTGCACCCTTTGTTTTCTTGAGGAG GTTGATAATCTGATTAACCAAAATCATTTATTCAAGCGTAGCATTATCCTGATAAAAGCTTGGTGTTACTATGAGAGCCGTATACTTGGTGCCCACCATGGACTTATCTCAACTTATGCCTTAGAAACCTTggttctttacatttttcatgtTTTCAACAATTCTTTTGCTGGACCACTAGAG GTATTGTACCGATTTTTGGAGTTTTTTAGTAAGTTTGACTGGGAAAATTTCTGTGTAAGTCTATGGGGTCCAGTACCTATTAGTTCACTCCCAGATGTGACAG CTGAACCTCCTAGAAAAGATGGTGGAGATTTACTGCTCAGCAAGTTATTTCTCGATGCCTGCAGCTCAGTTTATGCTGTTTTCCCTGGTGGCCAAGAAAATCAGGGGCAACCCTTTGTTTCCAAGCATTTCAATGTTATTGATCCTTTGCGTGTCAACAATAACCTTGGCCGTAGTGTCAGCAAAG GTAATTTCTTTAGGATACGCAGTGCCTTTGCATTTGGGGCAAAAAAGCTGGCTAGATTACTTGATTGCCCAGAGGAGGAATTGTTTTCTGAGGTCAATCAGTTCTTTTTTAACACTTGGGAGAGACATGGAAGTGGGGAAAGGCCTGATGTTCCAAGCATCGATTTACGGCATTTGAGTTTATCCAGTCATGACCAATTACAGAGGTCTGAGAATCTCCGGAACAATAACCATAAAATTGATTATGCCTCAAATCATGAATCTAATGAAGAGGAACATGTTTCACAAAGTGGTCTATCTCAGTATAGTAATTTCGCATCAGAAAAGACAGCTAGAAGTGTTGTTTCTACTGTTTCGCATTCtcagaatcaaaataattcacGGACCTTTGATGAAGTCCTGAGGGAAACTAATTCTAATACAGGTTCTCATGTCAATAAAGGTCAGAGAAATGTTAAAGCCAATAACCTAGTGAGTGATGTTCAGGGAAGGTTTCTATTTGCCAGGACACGTTCTAGCCCTGAGCTGACTGACTCATATGGTGATGTTTCAACCCAAGGAAGGAGTACAAAAGCAACAGAAAGTAGTAAAGGCCAGAGTTCTGTTGCAAAGTTGGAGAATAGTCGTAGGAAGAATGTTGAACCTGATGTAGCTGTAAGAATTGATGAGTCATCTGCTAGGCACATCTCATCTCGTCAAGTTCTTGAAAGTGCTGCTGATTCAAACTGTAATCACGATGAATCAAGCTCAGGTGTCATGGGTGAAGAGTTTGCATCTGTTGTGGGTGCAGGTGGAATGCAGATGATGCATCAGGAGGAGCAGGACCTTTTGAACATGATGGCATCTCCCACAGCTCAGGGTTTCAGTGGTCAGACTCATGTTCCAATGAATATTGCACCAGGTCACCTACCATTTCACTTTCCACCTTCCATTCTTGCATCGATGGGATATGCTCAGAGAAATATGGGTAACATTCCCTTTATTGAGGCTCCTTGGGGTACAAATATGCAATTTTCTCAAGGTTTCATCCCACCATTGACTCCATATTTCCCTGGCATAGGAGTGACTTCAAATCCTCAAGATTTACTTGAAACTAACAATGAGAATTTCAGTTCTGTTGAGATGAACGTAGCAGAAGCAGATTATGAGTACTGGCATGAACAGGAAAGGGGTTCTGCTAGTGAGGTTGAAGTTGATAATGGAAATTTTGAAATGCTTCCAGAGGATAGACAACAGTCTACTTCAGGTAGTTATAATAACTCTGCCCCATTGTCTCGGGTAGGAAGCTCCAACAGCAACAGTTCTGCCAGAGTTCAGCAGAAGTTTACCAAAGAAAACCGAGGTTCAACAAGAGAAGAGCATGTTGACAATTTTCATTATCAAGATGGCCGACGAAACgaggtttattttgatgatagaaCAGCAAATTCTGAATTGTCCAGTGCACCTCCTTTGAGCTCCTTCAGGAGTAGGACCTCTTCTGAAAGCTCTTGGGATGGATCATCAGCCAAATCCTCAAAATCAACTAGGGAGAGAAGGGGGAGGAAAAATACTAACTCAATGGCATCTCCTGTTTATGCAAAGGGTAAGAATGTTTCAGAAATTTCATCTAATCGATTAGATGATGAAAATAGAGAGTGGACTCCTTTGTCGACCATGGCATCTAACATACCAGAAAGAAGCAATTGGCCCACATCTGGTACTTCCATGCATGTTCCAAGGAATCAAATATCTGGTTTTGAAACTGCCCAGACAAGTGGATCAGATTCTCCATTACCCATAGCTCCGGTGCTTTTAGGTCCTGGTTCTCGCCAAAGAGAGAATTCTGGGGTTGTTCCATTTACATTTTATCCTACTGGGCCACCTGTTCCCTTTGTTACAATGCTTCCTTTATATAATTTTCCAACTGAGTCTTCTGACACTTCAACAAGCAACTTCAATTTGGAAGAAGGGGCAGATAACAGTGATTCAAGTCAGAATTTTGATTCATCTGAGGGATATGAACACCCTGAGGTGTCAAGCCCTTCCAATTCTATGACAAGGGTGGCTATTGAGTCATCAGAGCACAGGCCTGACATTCTTAATAGTGACTTTGTTAGCCACTGGCAAAATTTGCAATATGGCCGATTTTGTCAAAACTCACGTCATCCGCCTTCAATGACATATCCCTCACCTGTTATGGTGCCTCCTGTTTATTTGCAGGGTCGATATCCTTGGGATGGCCCTGGAAGACCTATTTCTGGTAACATGAATATTTTCAGTCAGCTTATGAGCTACGGGCCACGCCTGGTTCCTGTTGCTCCTCTCCAATCGGTTTCTAATAGACCTGCCAGTATTTACCAACGTTATGTAGATGATATGCCTCGATATCGAAGTGGGACTGGAACTTACCTGCCAAATCCG AAGGTTTCTGCTCGGGATCGGCACTCCACTAATACCAGAAGGGGAAATTACAATTATGATAGAAGTGACCATCATGGTGATAGAGAAGGAAATTGGAATACAAACTCAAAATTGCGAGGAACTGGACGCGGCCATAATCGCAACCAAACAGAGAAGCCCAACTCAAAGATGGAGCGGTTGGCTACCAGTGAGAGCCGTGCCGAGAGACCATGGGGTTCACATAGGCATGACACCTTCATTCCTCACCAGAATGGTCCAGTCCGCTCAAATTCCTCACAGAGTAATCCTTCCAATGTAGCTTATGGAATGTACCCTATGCCGGCCATGAACCCAAGTGGGGTCTCGTCAAATGGACCAACAATGCCATCTGTTGTAATGTTTTATCCTTATGATCATAATACTGGTTATGGTTCACCAGCAGAGCAGCTTGAGTTTGGGACTTTGGGATCAATGGGGTTCTCAGGTGTCAATGAACTGTCTCAGGCAAATGAGGGAAGCCAATCTAGTGGAGCACATGAAGATCAAAGGTTTCGCGGTGGTCACGGCCAACGATCTTCCCCTGATCAACCCTCCTCACCTCATGTCTCAAG GGGTCCCTGA